The Streptomyces sp. NBC_00435 nucleotide sequence CGGCCTGGTCTTCAACCTCATCGCCGTGGTCTGCGACAGCACGTGGGGCATGGTCGCCGCGACCGCCCGCAGCTGGTTCTCGAGGTCGCCGCGACGGCTCTCCGCGATCGGCGGGGCCGGCGGGCTGGCGATGATCGGCCTCGGCGTCACCGTCGCCGCGACCGGCCGCAAGGACTGACTCGAAGCGGGCACGGCCCGAAGACCGACCCAGGGGGAACCATGCGCGTCCGCTCGCTCCGCTTACTCCTCGTACCGGCAGCCGTCGGCGCCGTCCTGCTCACCGGCTGCTCCGGCGAGCCCAAGAACGCCGCGCCCGACACGCACGTGAGCTTCAAGCCGGTGCCGACCGCCACCTCGGTGGAGCCCACCCGCAGCGGCACGGGCGTCATCCAGTGGTACCAGTCCGGGGGCGCCGAGCTGCTCGGCAACCTGATCTCCGCGGCGAGGATCGCCCAGGGCAGCCACGAGGCCGACAAGGCGTACATCGACCTGGGCGACCTCTCCGCCCGGCTGGAGGCGGCCCGCGGGTACACCGTCGCCTACATCCCCGACCAGAAGACCCACGAGACGTGGACCAAGGCCCGCCAGCACCTCTCCAGCGGTCTGGCCACGGTGTTGAACACCTCGGGCCTCGGCGTGGTGCAGGCGGATCCGTCGAAGGCCGCGCAGACGACCGCCGAAGGCTGGGCGGAGATCGGCCAGGGCATCGAGGGCCTCCGTGAGACCGACAACCAGCTCCGCGCCCTCGGCTGCGTACCCACCAAGGACCCCTGGAAATGACGGACATACGCGGCCAGGAGCTGCTCGCCCTCCGCTTCGAGGAGCACCGCTCCCACCTGCGGGCCGTCGCCTACCGGATGCTCGGATCGATCGGCGAGGCCGAGGACACGGTCCAGGAGGCCTGGCTGCGGCTGAGCCGCACCGACGTCGGTGACGTGGAGAACCTCGGCGGCTGGCTGACGACGGTCGTGGCCCGGCTGTGCCTCAACGGGCTGCGCTCGCGCGGGACGCGCCGCGAGGACTCCCTGGAGGCCCGCCTGGACCGTCCGGACGGCGCGGGCCGCATGCCCGATCCGGTCCTCAGCCGCGAGGGCGCGGTCGACCCGCAGGACGAGGTCCTGCTGGCCGACTCGGTCGGGCTGGCGCTCCTGGTGGTACTCGAATCCCTCGCTCCTGCGGAGCGGCTGGCGTTCGTCCTGCACGACATGTTCGCCGTGCCCTTCGAAGAGATCGCCCCGATGGTCGACAGGACCCCGGCGGCCACCCGGCAGCTCGCCAGCCGTGCACGCCGCCGCGTCCAGGGGCGGGCACCCGTGCCGGATCCGGACCTCGCCCGCCAGCGCGAGGCGGTCAGCGCGTTCTTCGCGGCCACCCGTGACGGCGACTTCGACGCGCTCGTCGCGCTGCTCCACCCGGACGTCGTCCTGCGGTCCGACGGCGGCGTCGCGCGTGCGCGCCAGACGGTGGTCCTGACCGGCGCCCGGACCGTGGCCTCGCAGGCATCCCTCTACCGCGGCCTCGCCCCGTTCGTCCGGCCCGTGCTCGTCAACGGGGCAGCCGGCGTGGTGTGCGTGGTCGAGGACCGCCTGGTGTCGGTGATGGCCTTCACGGTCACCGACGGCCGGATCACCGCCATCGACGTGATCGCCGACCCCGACCGGCTGGGGGACCTCGACTTCGCCGCCCTCCTCTGAGGGGGCGGCGGCCCCGCCCGTACCCTCTGCCCCATGATCGATTCACGCACGCACGTCCGGATCGCCCGGCCCAGCCTCGACATCGCCGCCGCCGAGCGGTTCTACGTGGACGGGCTCGGCCTCGACGTGCTGTGGCGGACCACCGAGCGTGTGTCCGGCAAGCACGACCTGGTCATGGTGGGCCCCGGCGACGGCGGTTGGCACTTCGAGCTCACCCACGACCCCGAGAACCCGCTGGCCCCGTCCCCCACCGTCGACGACCTCTTCGTCGTCTACCTCGGTGAGGCCCCCGACGAGGCCCTCGTGGCCCGGCTCGTCGAGCACGGCGGGACCCGCGTGACCTCGCACAACCCGTACTGGGACACCTACGGGGTCACCGTCGCCGACCCCGACGGCTACCGCCTGGTCCTCTGCTCCCGCACCTGGGGCTGAGTGCGCGGGCCCGCCGGCCTAGGGCCAGAACTGCGCCAGCGCGGCCTCCTTGTACGGTGCCGGGCTCACGCTCAGGTCCCCGGCGAAGGGCCGGTCCAGAGCCATCACCAGCAGCAGGCTGAAGCCGATCAGCCCGGCGACGGCCGAGACGAACAGCAGCTGCATCTTCAGGCTCCGCAGTCCGAAGAGGAAGGTGAGCGGCAGGATCACCAACGCGCCCCCGTACACGAGGACCTGCAGCAGCGGCGGCAGCGAGGTCTCGGCCATCGTCACCCGCGCCCGGCGCTGCGCCGCGACGTCGTTGAGCCGGCCGGCGGCCTCCCCGTAGAAGGTCTCGCTGCGGGGGCCGGTGGGCTCGTAGGCCTGGAGCGCCGTGTACATGGCGTGCGTCTGGTCGGCGGTGGCCTCGTAGCTGGGGTGGCCCTCGCGCATGAGGGGCCACTGGATCTCGACTACGGCGTGGACGTAGTCCCCCACCGCCCGGTCCACGCGGGCGCGTTCGGCCGGCGGGAAGACCTCCGCGCTGCGGACGACCAGGGCCAGGTCGGTGGCCTCGCTCGCGACGATGTTCTGGGTGTTCTCCAGCTGGGTCCACAGGGTGACGACGACGAACGCCAGGATGATGCCGTAGATCGCGCCGAACATCCCCAGGGCCACGCCCACCATTTCGTTGTGCTCGCCGCCGGCGAGGTGCGGGAAGCGGCGGCGCGCGGCCATGCTGCCGCCGACGGCGAGGGCGACGAAGCCGCCGACGAGGACGACGCCGAGGAAGAACGTGCTGAGGTGATTGAGCAACCAGAGGATCATGTCCTGCTCAACGAGCGCCCTCGCGGTAGGGGCCGCCCGGAGATCAGCGCGAGAGCGGGGGCGGACGGGGTCGTTCTTCCCGGCGGCCGCCCGCGCCCTGGCGGCGGGCCTGCCCGGGGCCGGCGTACGTCGCCTCGTGGCTCCGAGGTGCCGCCGCGCACGGCGCTCGCCCGCGTACGGGACGGCGCCGGCCCCGACGCGGCGTACGTCCTGACGGAGTCCACCGCGGGCGCGGAGCACCGCGGCCGGGCGGACCGGCCGGCCGCGCGGTCCCGCTGATCCCGCTGATCCCGGTCACCCGTAGGGCCGGGGCGGCGGGCTGACCCTGGCCGGCTAGCCGCCCACCTTCGGGGGCTTCGGCAGCCCCGCGGACAGCGCCGTCCCGGCCCCGGCGAGCGAGGCGTCGGTCGCCTTCGACGCGGACCCGGCGGCCGAGGCCGTGACCTCCACCGCCGTCTTCGCGTCCTTGACGGCGCCCCCGGGGTGGTCGACGATCTCACCGACCCGCTGGGTGATCGGCGGCCCCTGGACGGCGGGCTCGTCGGCGGCGTGCGCGACGGCGGGAGTCAGGGCGAGTGCCGCGCCCCCGGAGAGGACGAGTGCGGCGATGCTGCGCTTGATGGCGTTCATACCGACCAGAACGACCAGCCCGACCCCCAGTCACCGCCCACCCCCACCCGCTCCGCGAATCGGATCGAGAACGGCGAGCTGGAACGGGGCGAGGTCGAATCCCTCGCCGCCCATGTCGGCGCCCTCGGCGGCAGGCTGAAAATCGTGGCCGAGTTCGGCGACGAGCGGTACGCCCCCGGCCGACAACGCACGCGGCCCCGGATCGACGGATCGGTCCGGGGCCGCGGTCATGACACAGCGGGAAGGGAAGGGGGCGGGGTCAGTCCTCGACCACCAGGGACGGGGTGGACTTCGTCAGGACCCGGCCGCGGAAGAAGGCCGGGCTGCGGCGTTCGGTGACGAACATGACGACCAGGCCGAGTGCCAGCAGGCCGACGCCGATGATGAAGACGCTGCCGACGCCGAGGACCGTGGAGCCGGAGCCGTACGACGGGTTCCACATGTCGATCAGGGTCTTGAAGAAGACCGTGGCGAGGAGCAGGCCGCCGAGGACCGGGAAGACGCCCTTGAAGAACAGGTCGCGGGTGGAGCGGCGCAGCTCGCCGCGGAAGTACCAGGCGCAGGCGAAGGCCGTCAGCGAGTAGTAGAAGCAGATCATCAGGCCGAGCGCGAAGATCGTGTCGGTCAGGACGTTCTCGCTGATCAGGGTCATCACGGTGTAGAAGACGCCGGTCGCGACGCCCGCCATGACGGTGGCGCGGCCGGGGGTCTTGAACTTCGGGTGGACCTTGGCGTAGGAGGGCGGCAGCGCCTCGTACGTGGACATGGCCAGGACCGTGCGGGCCACCGGGATGAAGGTGGTCTGCAGGGAGGCCGTCGCTGAGGCCAGGACGGCGACGAAGAGCAGGATGCCGAGCATCGGGCCCATCACCGGGCCGGCGAGGGCGGCGAAGACGTTGTCGGAGGTCTCCGGGTTGCCGAGGCCGAAGCCGACGGTGCCGGAGCCGACGGCCATCTGGGCGGCGATGCCGGTGGCCAGGTAGGAGCCGACCAGAACGACCATCGCGATGAGCGAGGCACGGCCGGGGGTCTTGGCGGAGCCGGTGGTCTCCTCGTTGGTGGCCAGGCAGGCGTCCCAGCCCCAGTACATGAAGATCGAGAGCGAGAGTCCGGCGGTGAAGGCCGCCATGGACTCGACCGCGAAGGGGTTCATCCACTGCCAGGAGAAGTCCAGGCCGGTGTCGAAGGTGCCCGCGGAGGCTTTCTGGAAGGCCATCGCGAC carries:
- a CDS encoding VOC family protein; its protein translation is MIDSRTHVRIARPSLDIAAAERFYVDGLGLDVLWRTTERVSGKHDLVMVGPGDGGWHFELTHDPENPLAPSPTVDDLFVVYLGEAPDEALVARLVEHGGTRVTSHNPYWDTYGVTVADPDGYRLVLCSRTWG
- a CDS encoding APC family permease; the encoded protein is MTQLDVRPQVGDTVSGATRQGGADSDVRGKGLGKGSVGLVGSAVIGISTVAPVYCLTSTLGSTAGEVGVQMPAVFLAGFLPMLLVAFAYRELNKAMPDCGTSFTWTVKAFGPRIGWMCGWGLVIATIIVLSNLAGVATSYFWLLAGEITDNASISALDDNKLVHIATCLTLIAAATAISYRGMTATKGVQYTLVGLQLAVLAIFVAMAFQKASAGTFDTGLDFSWQWMNPFAVESMAAFTAGLSLSIFMYWGWDACLATNEETTGSAKTPGRASLIAMVVLVGSYLATGIAAQMAVGSGTVGFGLGNPETSDNVFAALAGPVMGPMLGILLFVAVLASATASLQTTFIPVARTVLAMSTYEALPPSYAKVHPKFKTPGRATVMAGVATGVFYTVMTLISENVLTDTIFALGLMICFYYSLTAFACAWYFRGELRRSTRDLFFKGVFPVLGGLLLATVFFKTLIDMWNPSYGSGSTVLGVGSVFIIGVGLLALGLVVMFVTERRSPAFFRGRVLTKSTPSLVVED
- a CDS encoding sigma-70 family RNA polymerase sigma factor — protein: MTDIRGQELLALRFEEHRSHLRAVAYRMLGSIGEAEDTVQEAWLRLSRTDVGDVENLGGWLTTVVARLCLNGLRSRGTRREDSLEARLDRPDGAGRMPDPVLSREGAVDPQDEVLLADSVGLALLVVLESLAPAERLAFVLHDMFAVPFEEIAPMVDRTPAATRQLASRARRRVQGRAPVPDPDLARQREAVSAFFAATRDGDFDALVALLHPDVVLRSDGGVARARQTVVLTGARTVASQASLYRGLAPFVRPVLVNGAAGVVCVVEDRLVSVMAFTVTDGRITAIDVIADPDRLGDLDFAALL
- a CDS encoding bestrophin-like domain, which codes for MILWLLNHLSTFFLGVVLVGGFVALAVGGSMAARRRFPHLAGGEHNEMVGVALGMFGAIYGIILAFVVVTLWTQLENTQNIVASEATDLALVVRSAEVFPPAERARVDRAVGDYVHAVVEIQWPLMREGHPSYEATADQTHAMYTALQAYEPTGPRSETFYGEAAGRLNDVAAQRRARVTMAETSLPPLLQVLVYGGALVILPLTFLFGLRSLKMQLLFVSAVAGLIGFSLLLVMALDRPFAGDLSVSPAPYKEAALAQFWP